A genomic region of Rhodanobacter sp. contains the following coding sequences:
- a CDS encoding fatty acid desaturase, translated as MFDTVLNFLSSGLTHAGWAGMLVYLLVVTQLTIFTVTLYLHRSQTHRGVDFHPALAHFFRFWGWLSTGMVTKEWVAVHRKHHAKVETEEDPHSPVIFGIKKVFWDGVSLYRDACASKEDMQQYGRGTPDDWVEHKVYGAHPYSGPALMLIINLALFGVIGAAIWAVQMIWIPFWAAGFVNGIGHWAGYRNFESADTSRNLLPWGFWIGGEELHNNHHAFPSSAKFALRKWEFDIGWAAICGLRAIGLAKVLRVAPTLDVRPNMPLPDAETLKAVLTHRFQAMTDYYRNVIVPTLREEATHAGENIKSVPRRLRRALADGGRWLDSDASGKLQAVLAKRPTLSTVCDFRNRLAALMEQRGAEQALKGLQQWIVEAEQSGIRALQDFAARLKAYAVTA; from the coding sequence ATGTTCGATACCGTGCTGAACTTCCTGTCCAGCGGACTCACCCATGCGGGCTGGGCCGGCATGCTGGTCTACCTGCTGGTGGTCACCCAGCTCACCATCTTCACGGTGACGCTGTACCTGCACCGCAGCCAGACCCATCGCGGCGTGGATTTCCACCCGGCGCTGGCGCATTTCTTCCGCTTCTGGGGCTGGCTCAGCACCGGCATGGTCACCAAGGAGTGGGTGGCGGTGCACCGCAAGCACCACGCCAAGGTGGAAACCGAGGAAGACCCGCACAGCCCGGTGATCTTCGGCATCAAGAAGGTGTTCTGGGACGGCGTGTCGCTGTACCGCGACGCCTGCGCCTCGAAGGAGGACATGCAGCAGTACGGCCGCGGCACGCCGGACGACTGGGTCGAGCACAAGGTCTACGGTGCGCATCCGTACTCCGGCCCGGCGCTGATGCTGATCATCAACCTCGCGCTGTTCGGCGTGATCGGCGCGGCGATCTGGGCCGTGCAGATGATCTGGATACCGTTCTGGGCCGCCGGTTTCGTCAACGGCATCGGCCACTGGGCCGGCTACCGCAACTTCGAAAGCGCCGACACCTCGCGCAACCTGTTGCCCTGGGGCTTCTGGATCGGCGGCGAAGAGCTGCACAACAACCACCATGCCTTCCCCAGCTCGGCCAAGTTCGCGCTGCGCAAGTGGGAGTTCGACATCGGCTGGGCCGCCATCTGCGGCCTGCGCGCCATCGGCCTGGCCAAGGTGCTGCGCGTGGCGCCCACGCTGGACGTGCGTCCCAACATGCCGCTGCCCGATGCCGAGACGCTGAAGGCCGTGCTCACCCATCGCTTCCAGGCGATGACCGACTACTACCGCAACGTGATCGTGCCCACCCTGCGTGAAGAAGCCACGCACGCCGGCGAAAACATCAAGTCCGTGCCGCGTCGCCTGCGTCGCGCCCTGGCCGACGGCGGCCGTTGGCTGGACAGCGACGCCAGCGGCAAGCTGCAGGCCGTGCTGGCCAAGCGTCCGACCTTGAGCACCGTGTGCGACTTCCGCAACCGCCTCGCCGCCCTGATGGAGCAGCGCGGCGCCGAGCAGGCGCTCAAGGGCCTGCAGCAGTGGATCGTCGAAGCCGAGCAGAGCGGCATCCGCGCACTGCAGGACTTCGCGGCACGCCTGAAGGCTTACGCCGTCACCGCCTGA
- a CDS encoding Gldg family protein, with protein MKLSRRLDGWLFALLLLIGAGALGYLSARYAHVSDWTANGRLSLSPQSRAVLAKLDGPVEIVSYASPQGNLRAQVAGFLQRYRQAKPDLTLRFVDPQQDPARMRELGITVDGELIVHYRGHQQLLTELSESSVTNALQRLIRGSDRIVAFVTGDGERLPSGKGDADMGLLMGQLAQSGLRAVPLSFAQAHAVPEGTDLVVLASPTSDLPAAATQALVDYVQDGGNLLWLRDPANGDLGLKPLADALGVQVLPGVLVDGAGSTLGLGDPRLLAVAQYPPNPITLGFQLATRFPQVAALARTGAGGWTVTPLLRSSAQSWTEFHPIDNAHPSAIHYDAAAGEFKGPLDFGFALARLSPSPGKREQRAVVVGDGDFLSNAYLGQGGNRALGERIFNWLLGDDALVDLPREGVPDRVLRIGQGELNAATIGFMAVLPLLLLVLGGLIAWRRRRG; from the coding sequence ATGAAACTTTCCAGACGTCTGGACGGCTGGCTGTTCGCGCTGCTGCTGTTGATCGGCGCCGGCGCGCTCGGCTACCTCAGCGCGCGCTACGCGCACGTTTCCGACTGGACCGCGAACGGCCGCCTGAGCCTGTCGCCGCAGAGCCGCGCCGTGCTGGCGAAGCTGGACGGCCCGGTCGAGATCGTCAGCTACGCCAGTCCGCAGGGCAACCTGCGCGCGCAGGTCGCCGGCTTCCTGCAACGCTACCGGCAGGCCAAGCCCGACCTCACGCTGCGCTTCGTCGATCCGCAGCAGGACCCGGCCAGGATGCGCGAGCTGGGCATTACGGTGGATGGCGAGCTGATCGTGCACTATCGCGGCCACCAGCAGTTGCTGACCGAACTCTCCGAAAGCAGCGTGACCAATGCCCTGCAGCGCCTGATCCGCGGCAGCGACCGCATCGTGGCCTTCGTCACCGGCGACGGCGAACGGCTGCCCTCCGGCAAGGGCGACGCCGACATGGGCCTGCTGATGGGCCAGCTCGCGCAGAGCGGCCTGCGCGCGGTGCCCTTGAGCTTCGCGCAGGCGCACGCCGTGCCGGAGGGCACCGACCTCGTGGTGCTCGCCAGCCCCACGTCCGACCTGCCCGCCGCCGCGACGCAGGCGCTGGTGGACTACGTGCAGGACGGCGGCAACCTGCTGTGGCTGCGCGACCCCGCGAACGGCGATCTCGGCCTCAAGCCGCTGGCCGACGCGCTGGGCGTGCAGGTGTTGCCCGGCGTGCTGGTGGACGGCGCCGGCAGCACGCTGGGCCTGGGCGACCCGCGCCTGCTGGCGGTGGCGCAGTACCCGCCCAATCCGATCACGCTGGGTTTCCAGCTCGCCACGCGCTTCCCGCAGGTGGCCGCACTGGCGCGCACCGGCGCAGGCGGCTGGACGGTGACGCCGCTGCTGCGCTCCAGCGCGCAGAGCTGGACCGAATTCCATCCCATCGACAACGCGCACCCCTCGGCGATCCACTACGACGCGGCGGCGGGCGAGTTCAAGGGGCCGCTGGACTTCGGCTTCGCGCTGGCGCGGCTGTCGCCCAGCCCCGGCAAGCGCGAGCAGCGCGCCGTGGTGGTCGGCGACGGCGACTTCCTGTCCAACGCCTACCTCGGCCAGGGCGGCAACCGCGCGCTGGGCGAGCGCATCTTCAACTGGCTGCTGGGCGACGACGCGCTCGTCGACCTGCCGCGCGAAGGCGTGCCGGACCGCGTGCTGCGCATCGGCCAGGGCGAACTCAATGCCGCCACCATCGGCTTCATGGCGGTGCTGCCGCTGCTGCTGCTCGTGCTGGGCGGCCTGATCGCCTGGCGGCGCCGCCGCGGATGA